One part of the Vitis riparia cultivar Riparia Gloire de Montpellier isolate 1030 chromosome 15, EGFV_Vit.rip_1.0, whole genome shotgun sequence genome encodes these proteins:
- the LOC117931636 gene encoding RNA-binding protein 24 isoform X1 — MSQPRQFQMVGGTNAGQFNDTTYTKIFVGGLAWETQRDTMRRYFEQFGEIQEAVVITDKNTGRSKGYGFVTFKDPDAAMRACQNPSPVIDGRRANCNLASLGAHKTRPPTPQHGAGRFRPAPGLVAPPAYHGSSSTYFHQPTSQYAFPYSTYGYTGYSQDSMYPMNFYSVYGGQQFSPYYTTGATGPPGIFHNFYPYYAQYAQSSQGNGFGVQYPQVMQYPYLPQQYSSAGILSLPPVAGAATSTAGVTATAGAAGTGAGASQTAGTTSEQNSST, encoded by the exons ATGTCTCAACCAAGGCAATTTCAGATGGTGGGGGGAACCAATGCTGGCCAGTTCAATGACACCACCTATACCAAAATATTTGTTGGTGGATTGGCTTGGGAGACTCAGAGAGATACCATGAGGCGTTATTTTGAGCAGTTTGGAGAGATCCAGGAAGCTGTTGTTATCACTGATAAAAATACAGGGAGATCCAAGGGTTATGGTTTT GTTACATTCAAGGATCCAGATGCAGCCATGAGGGCATGTCAGAACCCATCTCCTGTAATAGATGGAAGGAGGGCAAACTGCAATCTTGCATCACTCGGAGCACACAAGACTCGTCCTCCAACTCCTCAACATG GTGCAGGAAGGTTTAGGCCAGCACCAGGGTTAGTGGCTCCACCTGCTTATCATGGCTCCTCGTCTACATATTTTCATCAACCCACTAGTCAATATGCATTCCCTTACTCAACTTATGG GTACACCGGATATTCACAAGATTCCATGTACCCCATG AACTTTTACAGTGTCTATGGAGGTCAACAATTCTCACCTTACTACACCACTGGAGCAACAGGGCCACCAGGGATTTTTCACAATTTCTATCCATATTATGCTCAATATGCCCAGAGTAGTCAAGGTAATGGTTTTGGCGTTCAATATCCCCAGGTGATGCAGTATCCATATTTGCCTCAGCAATATAGTTCTGCAGGGATTCTATCGCTTCCTCCAGTTGCTGGAGCAGCCACAAGCACAG CTGGTGTGACAGCAACAGCAGGAGCAGCTGGAACAGGGGCTGGTGCTTCTCAAACCGCCGGAACCACTTCTGAACAGAATTCATCAACTTAA
- the LOC117932109 gene encoding pentatricopeptide repeat-containing protein At1g05600, with product MSVKWPRFLIPTQLSQMIRTQKNPLTALKIFNEAKSKFPNYRHNGPVYATMINVLGSSGRIAEMREVIDQMKQDSCECKDSVFSSVMKTYARAGMVDEAVSLFKTLPQFNCVNWTGSFNTLLRILVKESKLETACRLFLEHSCGWEVKSRIGSLNLLMDALCQINRSDLALHVFQEMRYQCCSPDKESYRILMRGLCEDGRLNEATHLLYSMFWRISQKGGGEDIAVYRTLLDALCDNGHVEEALEILGKVLKKGLKAPKRCRGHLDLSYCRNGEDIERTKGLINEALIRGGVPSMASYSAMAIDLYSERKIGEANQVLDEMRDRGFKPSLSIYEAKIAALCRCGGVEEAVKVIKEEMVEDSCVPTVRLYNIVLKGLCHEGKSAFAVGYLEKMARQVGCVADKETYSILVDGLCCDGRFVEASGILERMLIRSSSPGVETYNTLIRGLCLMGRQYDAVIWLEEMVVQGKLPAVSVWDSLVASVCSNMTEAGVCSETLEKLWSS from the coding sequence ATGAGCGTAAAATGGCCGAGATTTTTGATCCCCACGCAGCTTTCTCAGATGATTCGGACCCAGAAAAACCCACTAACAGCTCTGAAAATCTTCAACGAAGCCAAatctaaattcccaaattacCGTCACAATGGGCCTGTGTATGCCACCATGATCAACGTCCTCGGGAGTTCAGGTCGAATCGCTGAGATGAGGGAAGTGATCGATCAGATGAAACAGGACTCCTGCGAGTGCAAAGATTCAGTCTTTTCGAGTGTGATGAAGACATATGCAAGAGCTGGGATGGTGGACGAAGCTGTGTCTCTATTCAAAACCCTTCCGCAGTTCAATTGCGTGAATTGGACTGGATCTTTCAACACCCTTCTGCGAATTCTGGTGAAAGAGTCCAAGCTCGAAACCGCTTGCCGTCTTTTCCTAGAGCATTCTTGTGGGTGGGAAGTGAAGTCTCGCATTGGTTCCTTGAACTTGCTTATGGATGCTCTCTGTCAAATTAATCGTTCTGATCTCGCATTGCATGTCTTCCAAGAGATGAGGTATCAATGTTGTTCGCCAGATAAAGAAAGCTATCGAATTCTAATGAGAGGCTTGTGTGAAGATGGGAGGCTCAATGAGGCCACCCATTTGTTGTACTCAATGTTCTGGAGGATCTCTCAGAAGGGTGGTGGTGAGGATATTGCAGTTTACAGAACCCTTTTAGATGCTTTATGTGATAATGGTCATGTTGAAGAGGCTCTGGAAATTCTCGGTAAGGTATTGAAGAAGGGACTCAAAGCTCCTAAGCGATGTCGTGGCCATCTCGATCTTAGCTACTGCCGTAATGGTGAAGATATAGAACGAACCAAGGGTTTAATCAATGAAGCACTGATCAGAGGTGGGGTTCCCAGCATGGCTAGCTATAGTGCCATGGCCATTGACCTCTACTCTGAACGTAAAATCGGCGAGGCCAATCAAGTGCTCGACGAAATGCGTGATAGAGGCTTTAAGCCCTCCCTTTCGATTTATGAAGCGAAGATAGCAGCATTATGTAGGTGTGGCGGAGTTGAAGAAGCTGTGAAGGTAATTAAAGAAGAGATGGTGGAGGACAGTTGTGTTCCAACTGTTAGACTGTATAATATTGTGCTGAAAGGCCTGTGTCATGAAGGGAAATCAGCATTTGCAGTTGGGTATCTGGAGAAGATGGCTAGGCAGGTAGGTTGTGTTGCTGACAAGGAGACTTACAGCATTTTGGTAGATGGGCTGTGTTGTGATGGTAGATTTGTTGAAGCAAGTGGGATTTTGGAGAGGATGTTAATTAGATCATCCTCGCCTGGTGTTGAGACTTACAACACACTGATCAGGGGCCTTTGCTTGATGGGCAGGCAATATGATGCTGTGATATGGCTAGAAGAGATGGTTGTCCAGGGAAAGCTGCCAGCAGTTTCGGTATGGGATTCATTGGTAGCATCTGTCTGTTCCAACATGACTGAAGCTGGTGTTTGCTCTGAGACACTTGAGAAGCTATGGAGTTCTTGA
- the LOC117931636 gene encoding RNA-binding protein 24 isoform X2: protein MVGGTNAGQFNDTTYTKIFVGGLAWETQRDTMRRYFEQFGEIQEAVVITDKNTGRSKGYGFVTFKDPDAAMRACQNPSPVIDGRRANCNLASLGAHKTRPPTPQHGAGRFRPAPGLVAPPAYHGSSSTYFHQPTSQYAFPYSTYGYTGYSQDSMYPMNFYSVYGGQQFSPYYTTGATGPPGIFHNFYPYYAQYAQSSQGNGFGVQYPQVMQYPYLPQQYSSAGILSLPPVAGAATSTAGVTATAGAAGTGAGASQTAGTTSEQNSST from the exons ATGGTGGGGGGAACCAATGCTGGCCAGTTCAATGACACCACCTATACCAAAATATTTGTTGGTGGATTGGCTTGGGAGACTCAGAGAGATACCATGAGGCGTTATTTTGAGCAGTTTGGAGAGATCCAGGAAGCTGTTGTTATCACTGATAAAAATACAGGGAGATCCAAGGGTTATGGTTTT GTTACATTCAAGGATCCAGATGCAGCCATGAGGGCATGTCAGAACCCATCTCCTGTAATAGATGGAAGGAGGGCAAACTGCAATCTTGCATCACTCGGAGCACACAAGACTCGTCCTCCAACTCCTCAACATG GTGCAGGAAGGTTTAGGCCAGCACCAGGGTTAGTGGCTCCACCTGCTTATCATGGCTCCTCGTCTACATATTTTCATCAACCCACTAGTCAATATGCATTCCCTTACTCAACTTATGG GTACACCGGATATTCACAAGATTCCATGTACCCCATG AACTTTTACAGTGTCTATGGAGGTCAACAATTCTCACCTTACTACACCACTGGAGCAACAGGGCCACCAGGGATTTTTCACAATTTCTATCCATATTATGCTCAATATGCCCAGAGTAGTCAAGGTAATGGTTTTGGCGTTCAATATCCCCAGGTGATGCAGTATCCATATTTGCCTCAGCAATATAGTTCTGCAGGGATTCTATCGCTTCCTCCAGTTGCTGGAGCAGCCACAAGCACAG CTGGTGTGACAGCAACAGCAGGAGCAGCTGGAACAGGGGCTGGTGCTTCTCAAACCGCCGGAACCACTTCTGAACAGAATTCATCAACTTAA
- the LOC117932110 gene encoding 60S acidic ribosomal protein P1-like, whose protein sequence is MSVGELAAVYACLALHDDGIPITAEKISTLVKAANVPVEPYWPLLFAKLVEKRSIEDLITNVGSGGGGGAVAVAAPTAGGGGGAAAPPPVEEKKEEPKEESDDDMGFSLFD, encoded by the exons ATGTCGGTTGGAGAGCTTGCTGCCGTTTACGCATGTCTTGCCCTCCACGATGATGGCATTCCCATTACT GCAGAGAAAATTTCGACATTGGTGAAAGCAGCTAATGTTCCAGTGGAACCTTATTGGCCACTCTTGTTTGCAAAGTTGGTGGAGAAGAGAAGTATTGAGGATCTCATAACTAATGTGGGctctggtggtggtggtggtgctgTGGCTGTTGCTGCCCCTActgctggtggtggtggtggagctGCTGCTCCTCCTCCAGTTGAGGAGAAGAAG GAAGAACCCAAGGAAGAGAGTGATGATGACATGGGCTTTAGCTTGTTTGATTAG